The following coding sequences are from one Paenibacillus tundrae window:
- a CDS encoding MgtC/SapB family protein, producing MGNPWFIDEWHILLRLLLAMLLGGLVGLERERSNHAAGLRTHILVCLGSALIMMLSVYGFKDFANELNVRIDPARLATAVITGVGFLGAGTILFTGKSITGLTTAASIWVVAAIGLAAGAGFFFASIVSTVLVLLNLWVFNKLELRYIRGNKLHVVTLHTLSEPGFLEQISSFLEHEKIKIRKITVNEQDLAYAEMVSVERKIEVVLHVHVPHDYSTVQLVSKLREREHITKVSVE from the coding sequence TTGGGTAATCCTTGGTTTATTGATGAGTGGCATATTTTGTTACGGTTATTGCTTGCGATGTTACTGGGAGGGCTTGTAGGTTTAGAACGTGAGCGTTCGAATCATGCGGCTGGTTTGCGTACGCATATTCTGGTATGTCTTGGCTCTGCATTAATTATGATGTTATCTGTTTATGGATTTAAAGATTTTGCAAATGAATTAAATGTACGGATCGATCCGGCACGTCTAGCGACGGCGGTTATTACGGGTGTCGGATTTTTGGGAGCAGGAACGATTCTTTTCACCGGAAAATCAATCACTGGTTTAACAACTGCAGCATCAATCTGGGTGGTTGCAGCTATTGGGCTTGCCGCAGGTGCGGGGTTCTTTTTTGCATCCATCGTATCCACGGTCTTAGTTCTGCTTAATCTCTGGGTATTTAATAAGCTGGAGTTAAGGTACATTCGAGGTAACAAGCTTCATGTCGTCACACTCCATACGTTATCTGAACCCGGCTTTCTGGAGCAGATCTCTTCCTTTTTGGAGCATGAGAAGATCAAAATACGCAAAATTACAGTAAATGAACAAGACTTGGCTTATGCAGAAATGGTCTCCGTCGAGCGTAAAATTGAAGTTGTCCTGCATGTTCATGTGCCGCATGATTATAGTA
- a CDS encoding GNAT family N-acetyltransferase, producing the protein METVSQLWRLQHVAYRLEAEIIGFQEIPPLMDTIETLQNCGETFYGCMDAKGELLGAVAVAKEEENTLTITRMMVHPNHFRQGIAAALMSHVFEQYPHVPRYIVSTGTLNQPAVNLYTKFGFKPVEVVQIAPGVELTTFHKS; encoded by the coding sequence ATGGAAACAGTGAGCCAGCTCTGGCGGCTTCAGCATGTGGCGTATCGATTAGAAGCTGAAATTATCGGATTTCAAGAGATCCCACCTCTGATGGATACGATCGAGACACTCCAGAACTGTGGTGAGACTTTTTATGGTTGCATGGATGCTAAGGGTGAGCTTCTTGGTGCGGTCGCCGTAGCGAAGGAAGAGGAAAATACGTTGACGATTACACGTATGATGGTGCATCCGAATCATTTTCGTCAAGGGATCGCAGCAGCATTAATGTCTCATGTGTTTGAGCAGTATCCCCATGTGCCTCGATATATCGTGTCTACAGGCACCTTGAACCAACCCGCAGTGAATCTGTACACTAAATTTGGCTTCAAACCTGTAGAGGTTGTTCAGATTGCCCCTGGTGTGGAGCTAACGACGTTTCACAAGAGTTAG